Proteins encoded in a region of the Rutidosis leptorrhynchoides isolate AG116_Rl617_1_P2 chromosome 9, CSIRO_AGI_Rlap_v1, whole genome shotgun sequence genome:
- the LOC139868793 gene encoding uncharacterized protein produces the protein MATSASEQYSQLWLGDERFKLMMTDSCDVWDFDVCVDVDNEGNDDEGVIRGDDSFLTGISFLIPQQNPQTHHLQQNLRILESQPNKQTHHLQKEQDEIHNSEPNLETHYSEEKQAEIPPPNTEEFDFFNHGAENVCKIKKIENPFIPVVGSSESDEASDEEDEDEEDEEKQDVFWNMPTLHSQQDEENPEFTTPIPTTYQVSDLVKVRQTFSNKEEFLNQLFTKCLEENFQIKPVKSDKSRYTAKCVLPNCEWKCSAYKIRHTENFMVKKLHDVHTCSRTQIMGNNKHATKKVLGSILMDSFKAANREYKPKDIRDDVANRFRVSVSYNQAWRAKCQAIEMLRGSSDDSFRMLPIYLHNLKIHNPGTITNLVTDKENKFVMCYMSIGVVIRSFVQHVRPIIIVDAAHLKGGYLGTNLVAVAMDGNNGILPLAYGIGEGETNSVWSWFFGNLRDHLMSYGMVDRMSEITFISDRAASIAHGIANVFPEAFHAHCARHLFMNIKTKSNKMKFFEWHFWKMVKAYRASDFHDHLDVFRRRLKASYKVLCEDGINRWSRSQSTHIRYSYLTSNSVESINSLSRHARKLPVCMLFEFFRCSIQDWYFKHRNKSVSLTSPVTPYVERKLAKRTDKSRRWRAFPSTNDLIEVHDGRKNGLVNLQDRTCSCGQWQLSGIPCGHVIASARHFGVEDISCYVSHWFSTQTYINTYSEHILPLPYRSEWSDPVPGILQLVHPPVLKKRQPGRPKGKKRIPSKGEETSKKVRTCSRCKEPGHSRSTCPAAYDRTGESTSQRARNTTSKAKETVEPSQAYQSQFYPTYNLGSN, from the exons ccccaacaaaatccacaaacacaCCATCTCCAACAAAATCTCCGGATTCTCGAGTCTCAACCAAACAAACAAACTCACCATCTGCAAAAAGAACAGGATGAAATACACAATTCCGAACCAAACCTCGAAACACACTATTCGGAAGAAAAACAGgctgaaataccacctccaaacacagaagaatttgacttcttcaaccatggcgccgagaacgtgtgtaaaataaaaaaaatagagaacccgtttatacctgttgttgggtctagtgaatcggatgaagcaagtgacgaggaagatgaagatgaagaagatgaagaaaaacaagatgtattctggaatatgccaactctacacagtcagcaagatgaagaaaacccagaatttacgaccccaattccaaccacgtatcaggtatctgatttggtcaaagttcgtcaaacgttttcgaacaaggaagaattcctaaaccagctatttacaaaatgccttgaagaaaactttcaaataaagcctgtaaagtcagacaaatctcggtacaccgctaaatgtgtgttgccaaattgtgagtggaaatgtagtgcatacaaaataagacacactgaaaactttatggttaaaaagttgcatgacgtacacacttgctcacgcacacaaattatgggaaacaataaacatgctactaaaaaggtgttgggtagtattcttatggattcgttcaaggctgctaatcgagagtataaaccaaaagatatacgtgatgatgtagcTAATCGGTTTAGAGTGAGTGTAtcatacaatcaagcatggagggccaagtgtcaagcaatagagatgttacgtggcagtagtgatgactcctttagaatgcttcccatttaccttcataaccttaagatccacaacccggggaccatcaccaatttggttaccgataaagaaaataaatttgtgatgtgttacatgtccattggagtagtt attcgatcatttgtgcaacatgtccgcccgataatcatcgtcgatgctgcacatttaaagggtgggtacctgggtactaatttagttgctgttgcgatggatggcaataatggaattttgccattggcttatggaattggtgaaggcgagacaaacagtgtttggtcatggttttttggtaacctaagagatcatttaatgagttatggtatggttgatcgtatgtcagagattacttttatttctgatcgtgctgctTCAATAGCACACGGCATTGCAAACGTGTTTCCGGAAGCGTTTCACGCTCATTGTGCACGTCATTTATTCATGAACATCAAAACTAAATCCAACAAGATGAAATTCTTCGAATGGCACTTTTGGAAAATGGTTAAGGCGTACCGTGCGTCGGATTTTCATGATCATCTGGATGTATTTCGAAGGAGATTGAAAGCGTCTTATAAAGTTCTATGTGAGGATGGTATCAATAGATGGTCCAGAAGTCAATCTACTCAtattaggtattcataccttacaagcaacagtgtagagtctataaactctctatcaagacatgctcgtaaactacccgtttgcatgttgttcgaattttttcgttgttcaatacaggattggtatttcaaacatcgcaacaaatcagttagtcttacttcaccggttactccatatgttgaacgtaagctagctaagaggacggacaaatcaagaagatggcgagcatttccatcgacaaatgatctaatagaggtacatgatggacgaaaaaatgggttggttaatctacaagatagaacttgttcatgtggtcaatggcaattatcaggcataccctgcggtcatgtgattgcatcagcacgacacttcggagtggaggatattagttgttatgtatcacattggttcagcactcaaacatacataaatacgtattccgaacacattcttcctctcccctatcggtctgaatggtcggatccggTTCCCGGGATTTTGCAACTTGTACACCCCCCAGTTCTAAAGAAAAGACAACCTGGACGTCCTAAAGGTAAAAAACGCATTCCTTCAAAAGGTGAAGAAACTTCAAAAAAAGTAAGAACTTGTagtcgttgcaaagaaccaggtcattcTCGATCAACATGCCCAGCTGCTTATGACCGAACAGGTGAATCAACTTCTCAACGGGCAAGAAACACAACCTCGAAGGCGAAAGAGACAGTCGAACCATCTCAAGCTTATCAATCTCAGTTTTATCCAACGTACAATTTAGGTAGTAATTAG